In one window of Leptospira sp. WS92.C1 DNA:
- a CDS encoding CCA tRNA nucleotidyltransferase yields the protein MTNVDSVALLISKIPQPFRDDISYLAKTIGAQGGECFVVGGSVRDLVLSKTPEEFDLTTSLLPEQILSLFKRTVPTGLKHGTVTVLIADRAYEITTFRKDIDYVDGRRPENVEFGVSLSEDLKRRDFTINALALDLETKRLVDEHEGLSDIKNKIIRTIGNPIQRFTEDGLRPIRAIRFVSSLGFTLDPETAKAIASCRNITAKVSKERVHDELNKTLKSKDPYPSLKLLQEFQILELFTNAKLYSLKNLPSGERIQEIPAHPLSLRLCYLHAWLFGSFQVTNDSKQFFKDLKYSNQNTKDSLFFVAILDSIFNRFAGSEATDTEIRKVLLHPICIHGGRENLEVLTNHILHLIYVYQPHLKKNLPVEKVLALVKEPHPLLVTELALRGEDILKHRPELPPKEMGAILVQLLSLVLEDPSKNQKETLLSYIPG from the coding sequence ATGACTAACGTCGATTCGGTCGCGCTCCTCATTTCAAAAATTCCACAACCTTTCCGAGACGATATCTCCTATCTTGCCAAAACCATCGGAGCTCAAGGTGGGGAATGTTTTGTAGTCGGTGGATCCGTTCGAGATCTGGTATTGTCCAAAACACCGGAAGAATTCGACCTTACGACTTCTCTTTTGCCCGAACAGATTCTCTCTCTGTTTAAAAGAACCGTTCCCACCGGTTTGAAACACGGAACCGTAACCGTTCTCATTGCCGATCGTGCCTATGAAATCACAACATTTCGCAAAGATATAGATTATGTGGACGGAAGAAGACCCGAAAACGTGGAATTCGGTGTTTCTTTGAGTGAGGACTTAAAACGCAGGGACTTTACGATCAACGCTCTCGCTCTCGATCTGGAGACCAAACGTCTTGTGGACGAACACGAGGGTTTGTCCGATATCAAAAACAAAATCATTCGTACGATCGGAAATCCGATCCAAAGATTTACGGAAGACGGTCTTCGTCCCATCCGCGCGATTCGTTTTGTGAGCAGTCTTGGGTTTACTTTGGATCCGGAAACCGCCAAGGCGATCGCAAGTTGTAGAAACATCACCGCAAAGGTTTCCAAGGAAAGGGTTCACGACGAACTCAACAAAACGCTCAAAAGCAAGGATCCGTATCCGTCTTTAAAGCTTCTCCAAGAGTTTCAGATCTTAGAATTGTTTACAAACGCAAAACTCTATTCTTTAAAAAATCTACCTTCAGGAGAAAGAATCCAAGAGATCCCTGCGCATCCACTGAGCCTACGTCTTTGTTATCTGCATGCTTGGCTGTTCGGTTCGTTTCAAGTCACCAACGACTCAAAACAGTTTTTCAAGGATCTCAAGTATTCGAATCAAAACACAAAAGATTCCTTGTTCTTTGTCGCGATACTCGATTCGATCTTCAACCGTTTTGCGGGTTCGGAAGCGACGGACACGGAAATCCGAAAAGTTCTTTTGCATCCAATCTGCATTCACGGAGGTAGGGAGAATCTGGAGGTTCTGACAAACCACATTCTCCATCTTATCTATGTCTATCAGCCCCATCTCAAAAAGAATCTCCCCGTTGAGAAAGTCCTGGCGTTAGTAAAAGAGCCGCACCCCTTGCTGGTCACCGAATTGGCCCTTCGCGGAGAGGATATTCTCAAACACCGTCCAGAACTTCCTCCCAAGGAAATGGGAGCCATTTTGGTACAACTTTTGTCCTTGGTTTTGGAAGATCCGTCCAAAAATCAAAAAGAAACTCTCCTATCTTATATTCCGGGATAG
- a CDS encoding efflux RND transporter periplasmic adaptor subunit gives MNLHLNKRTILITGSAALIAIISLAIMALSNRGDKKPKLPPSKPIVTENGERIEFKENSPGLEIIKSKEIGKDGEFINVDAPARLIASSSPSMSGGEKIILFESADLNDLYVGYIHARNSLNRSVKNHERIKDMFKHRVATEKDLVEADTQQNNDEAELAEYEGKLRAVGLNPALLSKSGAQSAWIISDVPESQLSKLKKGKRVKVRFSSFPSDEWTGTAEALGDNVDPMTRTVKVRIVISNAGFKLKPGMFANVKFPEDTAGDTVVVPFNAIVTVEGQNYVFVEESPHEFTRREVTLGISSMDRVNVIEGLTKGDRVVVEGSILLKGLSFGF, from the coding sequence ATGAATTTACATTTAAACAAAAGAACTATTTTAATCACTGGAAGCGCCGCGCTCATCGCCATCATATCCTTGGCGATCATGGCATTGTCCAATCGCGGAGATAAAAAACCGAAACTTCCCCCGAGTAAACCGATCGTCACCGAAAACGGGGAACGAATCGAGTTTAAAGAGAACAGCCCGGGTCTTGAAATTATCAAAAGCAAAGAGATCGGTAAGGACGGAGAATTTATCAACGTGGACGCTCCGGCCCGTCTGATCGCTTCCTCTTCTCCTTCGATGAGCGGCGGAGAAAAGATCATTCTTTTCGAATCTGCGGATCTGAACGATCTCTATGTGGGATACATTCATGCTCGAAATAGCCTGAACCGTTCCGTTAAAAATCACGAACGGATCAAGGATATGTTCAAACACCGAGTAGCTACGGAAAAGGATTTGGTCGAGGCGGATACGCAACAAAACAACGACGAAGCCGAACTCGCGGAATACGAAGGGAAACTCAGAGCCGTCGGTTTGAACCCCGCACTCTTGAGCAAATCAGGAGCGCAGAGCGCTTGGATCATCAGCGACGTTCCCGAATCTCAACTTTCTAAATTGAAAAAGGGAAAACGCGTGAAGGTTCGTTTTTCCTCCTTTCCAAGCGATGAATGGACCGGCACCGCAGAGGCTTTGGGCGACAACGTGGACCCGATGACCAGAACCGTGAAGGTTCGGATCGTGATTTCCAACGCGGGATTCAAACTCAAACCGGGGATGTTTGCAAACGTGAAATTTCCGGAAGATACCGCGGGAGATACGGTTGTGGTTCCTTTCAATGCGATCGTTACCGTTGAAGGTCAGAACTACGTTTTTGTGGAAGAATCTCCGCATGAATTTACCAGACGCGAAGTGACCCTGGGAATTTCCTCCATGGATCGTGTAAACGTAATCGAAGGATTGACTAAAGGCGATCGAGTTGTCGTCGAAGGTTCGATTCTTCTGAAAGGATTGAGTTTCGGTTTCTAA
- a CDS encoding SDR family NAD(P)-dependent oxidoreductase — MAKKIIVVGASSGIGKELALLLLEQGHTVTLVARRDKELKTIAAPFKTNAFTVKQDVTNFDQVDSVFQKAVKSMKGLDEIYYASGIMYDIKPEEFDTTKDIEMLNTNLLGCVAWLNPAANYFQKQKSGKIIGISSIAGDRGRRGNPVYNTSKAGMNTYLEALRNRLGVLGVQVLTVKPGFIDTAITKGLQGLFWLISAKEAATTILKAADSGRERIYVPARWGLVGFIIRSIPSFIFKRLSI; from the coding sequence ATGGCAAAAAAAATCATCGTCGTGGGTGCATCTAGCGGAATTGGAAAAGAATTGGCTCTTCTCCTATTGGAGCAGGGACATACGGTAACACTGGTGGCTCGTCGCGACAAAGAATTGAAAACGATCGCAGCTCCTTTTAAAACAAACGCGTTCACCGTCAAACAAGACGTAACTAATTTTGATCAGGTGGATTCCGTTTTTCAAAAAGCGGTAAAGTCCATGAAAGGTCTTGATGAAATTTATTATGCTTCCGGAATCATGTATGATATCAAACCGGAAGAATTCGATACGACAAAAGATATCGAAATGTTGAACACAAACCTTTTGGGTTGTGTGGCTTGGCTGAACCCAGCGGCAAATTATTTTCAAAAACAAAAAAGCGGAAAGATCATCGGGATCTCTTCGATCGCAGGGGACAGGGGAAGAAGAGGCAATCCGGTTTACAATACTTCCAAAGCCGGGATGAATACCTATCTGGAAGCGCTCCGCAATCGTCTCGGAGTTTTGGGAGTGCAAGTGCTCACCGTAAAACCCGGCTTTATCGATACAGCGATCACAAAGGGATTGCAGGGACTCTTCTGGTTGATTTCCGCAAAAGAAGCGGCGACTACGATTTTAAAAGCGGCGGATTCCGGAAGGGAACGTATTTATGTTCCTGCCCGTTGGGGGCTTGTCGGATTTATCATCCGTTCCATTCCGTCTTTTATCTTCAAACGTCTTTCTATTTGA
- a CDS encoding efflux RND transporter permease subunit, which produces MIRNLLETVLRFRAATLAASVAAIIFGIWAWIDIRKEAYSDIADTQVRLIAKFPGKAAVEVEERVTIPIERVLNAIPKVAVRRSRTINGLVVFQFVFEDGTDDYFARTRLLERVRDADIPEGVEPTLGPMSSPVGEIFRYVVESKANHTQMELRTIQDWVIMPKMLQIPGIADVVTFGGLPKQYHIVTTPDKLIRYRLTIEDVILAIQRNNLNTGGNLLLQGEQGFPIRSLGAIREPRHIENIVVKTENGVPVFIRDLGSVEISHPIPSGVLGYTIQNDQEGLIDVDSSVQGLVAIRRWGDPNIMGERIRARVKEINENYLPSDVQMRTTYDRSDLVNYTLRTIGKTLVEGVVVVSLVLIFFIGSVKASLVVVATIPFAMLFAFSLMTLTGIPASLLSLGAIDFGIIVDGAVIMVENIMRRYRDASHTDKTKGIIRFTVESASEVGTEIIFSILIIILAYLPIFSFERIEGRLFKPMAFTISFAILGALIFAMTAIPVMMSYIYRNYFESANPGPIEWHNPIYEWLERKYERLIEYLVERSKRVVTICFTVVGSLLVVGGMSLGTEFLPEMDEGGFNLRIFFPVGISLPESRKFMPKIRQMIYKNEQVNVVLSQLGRNDDGTDPLPPNRLEVLVGLKDYDDWKEKITKTELLLRMRNDLEAGLPGARVSFSQPIMDNLSEAIMGTIADLAVFVSGNDLKVMRKVATEILDIVKDMKGASEYGIEQEADSSQLTIRIDREAAARFGINVSDIQQMVEAAIGMQRIDTLYEGPSDIPPKTPARFGIVVRFSKDYRTSKRAIENMPIISPKGERIPLSEVAAVSLEDGPTMIFRQEGRRTVTVRTNIRGRDQGGFVAELRKRVQQKIKLPEGYEVRYGGQYENLSRVGTRLMIVIPFTIAIIFAVLYMLYRNFKYVYVALACLPLSLVGGIYALLIRGYYFNVSGGVGFISLFGIATMAGVLFVSRTNHLLKEDDDISVREAVKKAAVIQLRPMLMTMLLALLGLIPATLASGVGSDIQRPLATVIVGGLFSALFLVLTVLPSLYLILVGERKTFGIARKKETLAPYSYLDQYSLEEYETDEADSTKDDGNGRKKTPSTPKHKKNKTSPKTKRK; this is translated from the coding sequence ATGATCCGTAATTTACTCGAAACAGTTCTTCGTTTTCGTGCAGCTACTTTAGCCGCATCCGTAGCGGCCATTATTTTTGGAATTTGGGCTTGGATTGATATTAGAAAAGAAGCATATTCCGATATCGCCGACACTCAGGTTCGTCTTATCGCTAAGTTTCCTGGAAAGGCCGCGGTCGAAGTGGAGGAGCGTGTAACGATTCCGATCGAACGGGTTTTGAACGCGATTCCTAAAGTAGCGGTTCGAAGATCGAGGACGATCAACGGTCTTGTAGTATTTCAGTTCGTATTCGAAGACGGAACAGACGATTACTTTGCAAGAACGAGACTTTTGGAAAGAGTACGGGACGCGGACATCCCCGAAGGGGTCGAACCTACTTTGGGACCTATGAGTTCCCCCGTAGGAGAGATCTTTCGATATGTTGTAGAATCCAAAGCCAATCATACTCAGATGGAACTTAGAACGATCCAGGACTGGGTGATCATGCCGAAGATGTTGCAGATCCCGGGGATCGCAGATGTGGTCACGTTCGGAGGTTTACCGAAACAATATCACATAGTTACCACTCCTGACAAACTGATTCGTTATCGGCTCACGATCGAAGATGTGATCTTAGCGATTCAAAGAAATAATCTCAACACAGGCGGAAACTTACTTTTACAAGGAGAGCAAGGATTTCCGATTCGATCCTTAGGTGCGATTCGCGAACCGAGACATATCGAAAATATCGTAGTAAAAACCGAGAACGGTGTTCCCGTATTTATCCGTGATTTAGGAAGTGTGGAAATTTCCCATCCGATTCCGAGCGGTGTTCTCGGTTATACGATTCAAAACGATCAAGAAGGTCTAATCGATGTGGATTCTTCCGTACAGGGTTTGGTCGCAATCCGGCGTTGGGGTGATCCTAATATCATGGGAGAACGGATCCGAGCCAGAGTCAAAGAAATCAACGAGAATTATCTTCCCTCGGATGTTCAAATGCGAACCACATACGATCGATCGGATCTCGTAAATTACACTTTAAGAACGATCGGAAAAACTCTGGTGGAAGGGGTGGTCGTCGTCAGTTTAGTGCTTATCTTTTTTATCGGAAGCGTCAAGGCCTCCTTGGTCGTCGTAGCCACGATTCCGTTCGCGATGTTGTTCGCTTTTTCTCTGATGACCTTGACCGGAATTCCAGCCAGCTTACTCTCGTTAGGCGCCATCGACTTCGGGATCATTGTGGATGGCGCCGTGATCATGGTGGAAAACATCATGCGCCGATATAGGGACGCCTCCCATACCGATAAAACCAAGGGAATCATCCGATTTACAGTGGAATCCGCTTCCGAAGTTGGAACGGAAATCATATTCTCCATTCTCATCATCATCCTTGCTTATCTTCCGATTTTTTCTTTTGAAAGAATCGAAGGTCGGCTTTTTAAACCGATGGCCTTTACGATCTCGTTTGCGATTCTAGGCGCGCTCATTTTTGCGATGACTGCGATCCCGGTGATGATGTCTTATATCTACCGAAATTATTTTGAATCCGCAAATCCAGGACCGATTGAATGGCATAACCCGATTTATGAATGGCTGGAACGAAAATACGAAAGGCTGATCGAATATCTCGTCGAGAGATCCAAACGAGTCGTCACGATTTGTTTTACCGTAGTCGGATCGCTTCTTGTGGTCGGCGGTATGTCGCTTGGAACCGAATTCTTACCGGAGATGGACGAGGGCGGTTTTAATTTAAGAATTTTCTTTCCAGTAGGAATCTCCTTACCGGAGTCCAGAAAGTTCATGCCTAAAATCAGACAGATGATCTATAAGAACGAACAGGTCAACGTCGTATTGTCTCAGTTGGGAAGAAACGACGATGGAACCGATCCGCTTCCTCCGAACCGATTGGAAGTCCTTGTCGGTTTAAAAGATTACGACGACTGGAAGGAAAAAATCACCAAAACCGAATTGCTCCTCCGAATGAGAAACGACTTGGAAGCCGGGCTTCCCGGAGCGCGTGTGAGTTTTTCTCAACCGATCATGGACAACTTATCGGAAGCGATCATGGGAACCATTGCAGACTTAGCGGTATTTGTTTCCGGAAACGACTTAAAAGTGATGCGTAAGGTTGCCACGGAAATTTTAGACATCGTTAAGGATATGAAAGGCGCAAGCGAATATGGGATCGAACAGGAAGCGGACAGCTCTCAGTTGACCATTCGAATCGATCGAGAAGCCGCCGCTCGTTTCGGAATCAACGTGAGTGATATCCAGCAGATGGTGGAAGCAGCCATCGGGATGCAGAGAATTGATACTCTCTACGAAGGTCCTTCGGACATTCCTCCGAAAACTCCCGCAAGATTCGGGATCGTAGTCCGTTTTTCCAAAGACTATCGCACTTCCAAAAGAGCGATAGAGAACATGCCGATCATTTCTCCGAAAGGAGAACGGATTCCTCTTTCCGAAGTCGCTGCTGTATCCTTGGAAGACGGACCGACCATGATTTTTCGTCAAGAAGGTAGAAGAACCGTAACGGTTCGTACTAATATTCGAGGACGGGATCAGGGAGGATTTGTCGCCGAACTGAGGAAACGAGTACAGCAAAAAATCAAACTCCCGGAAGGATACGAGGTTCGTTACGGCGGTCAGTATGAAAACCTATCCAGGGTGGGAACTCGTCTGATGATTGTGATTCCGTTTACGATCGCGATTATCTTCGCAGTGTTGTATATGCTTTATAGAAACTTTAAGTATGTCTACGTCGCTCTGGCTTGTCTTCCGCTTTCCCTCGTGGGTGGGATTTACGCACTCTTGATACGGGGTTATTATTTTAACGTTTCCGGAGGTGTGGGTTTTATTTCCCTCTTCGGAATCGCGACGATGGCGGGGGTACTTTTTGTATCCAGAACCAATCACCTTTTGAAGGAAGACGACGATATCAGCGTCAGAGAGGCGGTAAAAAAAGCCGCAGTCATTCAGTTGAGACCGATGTTGATGACCATGCTTTTGGCATTGTTGGGTCTGATCCCCGCTACCTTAGCCTCTGGGGTCGGTTCCGATATTCAGAGGCCTTTGGCGACTGTGATCGTAGGTGGATTGTTTTCGGCTTTATTTTTAGTTCTTACGGTACTTCCTTCTCTTTATCTCATTCTCGTGGGAGAAAGAAAGACATTCGGGATTGCTCGTAAAAAAGAAACCTTGGCTCCTTATTCTTATCTGGATCAGTATTCTTTGGAAGAATATGAGACCGATGAAGCGGATTCTACCAAAGACGATGGAAACGGTAGGAAAAAGACTCCTTCTACTCCCAAGCACAAGAAGAATAAGACTTCGCCCAAGACTAAGAGAAAATAA
- a CDS encoding TolC family protein: protein MRKIFTLLLLLWIHPVLSEESNASPASEDSGIGIPETTTQPRNPIEKETPIVYDKEKILDLKTAEEKLWRNNLLLLASRFNIDARKAGIEQAGLYANPNIFIDQSIFAEPTQRYFDFSRSGQTVVQIQQLFLLGGKIGKRVRVAELNARMSEQEFYDLARGLVTKLRKLFYGIYYYRQAIAFYDQSLEALGRTVTSAEMGYKRRAILQAEVLRLKALYFFLKKEREELNIKILEREADLRVLLNDDSFRSTEVKIIPMIVDTQLDFLEPGRLKREDLLELARNKRPDLKKAIQALRYEEANLELQHANAIPDLAFGPMYNRGGTAFQNYWGITAQLNIPIFDRNQGNIKASEKAILSRKQELKNTLLEVENEVAVSIETARIKDELYKKFRNTYTKEYTDLSKDMILSYEKRYITILEFADFFETYRSSVVEMLKLQTDRMDAIEGVNFSVGQGVLIPKLSSPGSEEKKGE, encoded by the coding sequence ATGAGAAAGATTTTCACTTTATTACTTCTGCTCTGGATCCACCCAGTCCTTTCCGAAGAATCCAATGCTTCTCCAGCGAGTGAGGATTCCGGAATCGGTATTCCGGAGACAACAACACAACCGAGGAATCCGATTGAAAAAGAGACCCCGATCGTTTATGACAAAGAGAAAATCTTAGATCTGAAAACTGCGGAAGAAAAACTCTGGAGAAACAACTTATTGTTGCTCGCTTCTCGTTTTAACATCGACGCTCGCAAGGCAGGGATCGAACAAGCAGGTCTTTATGCCAATCCGAACATATTTATCGATCAGAGTATTTTCGCGGAACCGACTCAGCGTTATTTCGATTTCAGTCGTTCCGGACAAACGGTGGTTCAGATTCAGCAGTTGTTTTTACTCGGCGGAAAGATCGGCAAACGAGTGCGAGTTGCAGAGTTGAACGCAAGAATGAGTGAACAGGAATTTTACGATCTCGCTCGCGGACTGGTTACCAAACTTAGAAAACTATTCTACGGAATCTACTACTACAGACAAGCGATTGCATTTTACGATCAGAGTCTGGAAGCGTTAGGCAGAACCGTAACTTCCGCAGAAATGGGTTACAAACGAAGAGCTATTCTTCAGGCCGAAGTGCTTCGTTTGAAAGCATTGTATTTCTTTCTCAAAAAAGAAAGAGAGGAACTAAATATTAAAATTCTGGAAAGAGAAGCCGATCTACGAGTTTTGTTAAACGACGATTCGTTCCGAAGCACCGAAGTAAAAATCATTCCTATGATTGTCGATACTCAGCTTGATTTTTTGGAGCCGGGCAGATTGAAACGTGAAGATCTACTGGAGCTCGCACGGAATAAAAGACCCGATCTTAAAAAAGCGATCCAAGCTCTGAGATACGAAGAGGCGAATTTGGAATTGCAACACGCAAACGCGATTCCGGATCTTGCCTTTGGACCGATGTACAACCGGGGTGGGACCGCATTCCAAAACTATTGGGGGATCACCGCGCAGTTGAATATTCCGATTTTTGACAGAAATCAGGGAAATATCAAAGCTTCCGAGAAAGCCATTCTTTCTAGAAAACAGGAACTCAAAAACACACTTTTAGAAGTAGAAAACGAGGTCGCCGTTTCCATCGAAACCGCGAGAATCAAAGACGAACTTTACAAAAAGTTTAGAAATACGTATACTAAGGAATACACGGATCTTTCCAAGGACATGATTCTCAGTTACGAAAAACGTTATATTACGATATTGGAATTCGCTGATTTTTTTGAAACCTACCGTTCGAGCGTTGTAGAAATGCTAAAACTGCAAACCGATCGAATGGACGCGATCGAGGGAGTTAATTTTTCCGTAGGGCAGGGAGTTCTCATTCCGAAACTTTCCTCACCGGGATCGGAAGAAAAGAAAGGAGAATGA
- a CDS encoding arginyltransferase codes for MFRQKLQDLVNSLPISPERNCSYYPDRPSQIQYLPFQGEIAKEALQFFFDSGFRRTGNILYRASCKGCRDCLSYRIPLDGFVLSRNRKRLLKKNADLLIRLERPELTTEKEILYLKYQRSRYESFVMEESDQELLEGMRWNLFGSLENSLEMSVWLEEKLVGFMILDLASDSLSAVYSVYDPDFPDRSLGSFAILSSILEAKKSGIKFYHLGYFLPGHPDMDYKKYWGPSEIREPDTDRWISLETFRERFPDFRW; via the coding sequence ATGTTTCGGCAAAAACTCCAAGATCTCGTAAATTCGCTTCCGATCAGTCCGGAAAGAAATTGTTCGTATTATCCGGATCGGCCGAGTCAGATTCAGTATCTCCCGTTTCAAGGAGAGATCGCAAAAGAGGCGCTTCAGTTTTTCTTTGATTCCGGATTTAGAAGAACCGGAAATATTCTCTATCGAGCTTCCTGTAAAGGTTGTCGCGATTGTCTGAGTTATCGAATTCCTTTGGATGGTTTTGTCTTAAGCCGAAATCGAAAACGGCTTTTAAAAAAGAACGCGGATCTTCTGATTCGATTGGAACGACCAGAACTTACTACCGAAAAAGAAATTCTCTATCTTAAATACCAAAGATCTCGTTACGAAAGTTTTGTGATGGAAGAATCCGATCAGGAGCTCCTTGAGGGAATGCGTTGGAATCTTTTCGGATCCCTCGAAAATTCTCTAGAGATGAGTGTATGGCTGGAAGAAAAACTCGTGGGATTTATGATTCTGGATTTGGCATCCGATTCTCTCTCCGCGGTTTATTCGGTTTACGATCCCGACTTTCCGGATCGAAGTCTGGGAAGTTTTGCGATTTTGAGTTCCATTCTTGAGGCTAAAAAATCCGGAATCAAATTCTATCACCTGGGCTATTTTTTACCGGGTCATCCTGACATGGATTATAAAAAATATTGGGGGCCATCCGAAATTCGGGAACCGGATACGGATCGCTGGATCTCATTGGAAACCTTTCGAGAAAGGTTCCCTGACTTCCGATGGTAG
- a CDS encoding outer membrane beta-barrel protein, giving the protein MRIKTLGLVASVLCFVGTSQVFAQTGKKPATDAAVAPAPAKAAEPEDKKWYDQVEFSGFVDVYYMYNLNPLQGNDVDTTRAFETNNKNFAVNAAALTIQKAAEKSSPWGFRVDFQNGLNNAYQEGLYAQSSGVYNYNLLKQAYVSLYFPVLKGMTLDVGKMATHIGYELIESMSNPNYSIGAIFQNTIPFIHTGARLTTQFTDKWAGTFYVYNSGGGTGYINPQTTIGDPATNGAFISSKNYFVEGASERKAVGTQLKGQIIEDKLAITWNTLYSSDLGTARVDPTKAAIANDLGISGYAPGRAKYDKDYWFMNHGIISVTPTDKITVDFDYTWSEKSGSLAQNGLDQRRYNVDATGAEQFNGTTLINGLNNKRDVKSTYKAYGIWAKFKINESWGVNIRAEYIDDKRNNGALTTFNPFMGPNSFLSISKQAEDDAKAQLVLDALNTDPNIAALGLTTAQIKEVFIDKDNYKDYSGTANYGQYKTLTITPVWNFTENLLIKLDLRRDWAAGKQFVDQKGDKQDHQYGITLGVVAKF; this is encoded by the coding sequence ATGAGAATAAAAACATTAGGCCTCGTCGCCTCTGTCCTCTGCTTTGTAGGAACTTCCCAAGTCTTTGCCCAGACTGGAAAAAAACCTGCTACAGATGCAGCAGTTGCGCCTGCGCCGGCAAAAGCAGCCGAGCCAGAAGATAAGAAATGGTATGATCAAGTAGAATTTTCCGGGTTTGTAGACGTGTACTATATGTATAATCTCAATCCTCTTCAAGGAAACGATGTCGATACAACCAGAGCATTCGAAACCAACAATAAGAACTTCGCAGTCAACGCGGCTGCCCTTACAATCCAAAAAGCCGCCGAAAAGAGTTCTCCTTGGGGATTTCGTGTGGATTTTCAAAACGGTTTGAACAACGCATACCAAGAAGGTCTTTATGCTCAAAGTAGCGGTGTTTACAACTACAACCTATTAAAACAAGCTTATGTAAGCTTGTATTTTCCAGTTTTAAAAGGGATGACATTGGACGTTGGTAAGATGGCGACTCATATCGGTTACGAATTGATCGAATCGATGAGCAACCCAAACTACTCGATCGGGGCCATATTCCAAAATACAATCCCTTTCATTCATACCGGTGCTCGCTTAACAACACAGTTTACGGATAAATGGGCTGGAACCTTTTATGTCTATAACAGTGGTGGGGGAACTGGTTACATCAATCCTCAAACTACAATCGGGGACCCGGCTACCAACGGAGCTTTTATCAGTTCAAAAAACTACTTTGTAGAAGGAGCTTCTGAAAGAAAAGCCGTCGGAACACAGCTCAAAGGACAAATTATCGAAGATAAACTGGCCATCACCTGGAACACTTTGTATTCCAGCGATTTAGGAACGGCTCGTGTCGATCCTACCAAGGCTGCTATTGCAAACGATCTTGGAATTTCGGGTTATGCTCCAGGAAGAGCAAAATACGACAAAGACTACTGGTTCATGAACCACGGGATCATTTCCGTTACACCGACGGATAAGATCACCGTAGATTTTGACTATACTTGGAGTGAAAAAAGCGGTTCTTTGGCTCAAAACGGATTGGATCAAAGACGTTACAACGTGGATGCAACCGGAGCGGAACAGTTCAACGGAACGACTCTGATCAACGGTCTCAACAACAAACGCGATGTGAAGTCTACTTACAAAGCCTATGGTATCTGGGCGAAGTTTAAAATCAATGAATCTTGGGGTGTGAACATCAGAGCGGAGTATATCGACGACAAACGTAACAACGGCGCTCTAACCACCTTCAACCCGTTCATGGGTCCAAACAGCTTTCTGAGTATTTCTAAACAAGCTGAAGATGATGCAAAAGCCCAATTGGTATTGGATGCCCTAAACACGGATCCAAATATCGCGGCCCTCGGTTTGACCACTGCGCAGATCAAGGAAGTGTTTATCGATAAGGACAACTACAAGGATTATAGTGGAACTGCAAACTACGGACAGTACAAAACGCTGACCATTACTCCTGTTTGGAACTTTACCGAAAACCTTCTGATCAAATTGGATCTTCGTAGAGACTGGGCGGCAGGAAAGCAGTTTGTTGACCAAAAAGGCGACAAACAAGATCACCAGTATGGTATTACCTTAGGGGTGGTTGCTAAGTTCTAA
- a CDS encoding ribonuclease HI family protein: protein MISIYCDGASKGNPGPSSIGVAGLVNEKEEFTLSELIGETTNNVAEWSALKRGLEECIRRKFDSVHAFMDSELVVRQVTGRYKVKHPNLLEYKKEVDKLVSSLHTFQITHVPREKNALADKLANEAFKK from the coding sequence TTGATTTCGATTTACTGCGACGGAGCCTCGAAGGGAAACCCTGGCCCTTCTTCGATCGGAGTCGCGGGACTTGTGAATGAAAAAGAGGAATTTACGCTTTCGGAACTCATCGGTGAAACTACGAACAACGTCGCAGAATGGAGCGCCCTCAAACGAGGTCTGGAAGAATGCATTCGTAGAAAGTTCGATTCCGTTCATGCGTTTATGGATTCGGAACTCGTAGTTAGACAGGTCACAGGAAGATATAAAGTCAAACACCCCAATCTTTTGGAATATAAAAAGGAAGTGGACAAACTCGTTTCTTCCCTGCACACTTTCCAGATTACCCATGTTCCCCGTGAAAAAAATGCTCTCGCCGACAAACTCGCAAACGAAGCCTTTAAAAAGTAA